From Cyanobium sp. Tous-M-B4, the proteins below share one genomic window:
- a CDS encoding site-specific integrase, producing the protein MEKPSRAGAAVSKALAAKATKSASTTNQFILDRKDIPSDRNAYVYRDAKRGGRWCLYFYDKETTKRHRFVLKDGNGKHPPQTIKGQDEAWVLGISRFVELKGKSERGEAIALLTFGEMTERFLLKERRRINNIPHEGITETRYRLLESQVRWLREFLNNDEKPVHQIKRNAFLTYDAWRKERIKELGKTAPQPSTINQELSTLRRCFQEVAVANGFLTRDSTPEIPNIKLSKDKRHRRDDLTDKEWETIERTARLYWIKGNTRKDKNGNIEKNSSGQYVVYEDVTHAGSQRTRLQLIHRELIYWAMRISMDTGIRIGSLQKLRWRDMSENTAIPKEERKIWVSIDVPAEATKTGRSYRISAPIAIHLQKLRKLSKFLKPDDFLFTNQKLGEPFSDRIWKDSLRQMLVEAGLADWAEDDSNNLRKINIHTGKNITWYSFRHTYITMNLRRGVPVAIVAANTDTSLKYIQDHYFHYRADESTQILGKGRKLKGGAEDMSWLDN; encoded by the coding sequence ATGGAAAAACCCAGTCGTGCCGGTGCTGCCGTTAGCAAAGCGTTAGCAGCGAAGGCAACAAAATCAGCATCTACCACCAACCAATTCATCCTAGACAGAAAAGATATCCCCAGCGACAGGAATGCCTATGTTTATAGAGACGCCAAAAGAGGAGGAAGGTGGTGTCTCTATTTTTACGATAAAGAAACAACCAAACGGCATAGATTTGTTCTAAAAGACGGTAATGGGAAACATCCGCCGCAGACAATCAAAGGACAAGATGAAGCGTGGGTTCTTGGAATAAGTAGATTTGTAGAACTCAAAGGAAAAAGCGAACGGGGAGAAGCAATAGCACTTTTGACATTTGGAGAGATGACTGAAAGGTTTCTTCTAAAAGAACGCCGGAGGATAAACAACATTCCTCACGAGGGCATCACAGAAACAAGATACCGACTGCTAGAAAGTCAAGTTAGATGGTTGAGAGAGTTCCTCAATAATGATGAGAAACCAGTTCATCAAATAAAGAGAAACGCATTTCTAACATACGATGCGTGGAGAAAAGAGCGGATAAAAGAACTTGGCAAAACGGCACCACAACCAAGCACAATAAATCAAGAACTCTCAACGCTGCGAAGATGCTTTCAGGAAGTAGCAGTAGCAAATGGATTTCTCACGAGAGACAGCACACCAGAAATCCCAAACATCAAGTTATCAAAAGACAAGAGACACAGGCGTGATGACTTGACCGATAAGGAATGGGAGACTATAGAAAGAACTGCTCGCCTCTACTGGATTAAAGGGAACACGAGAAAAGATAAGAATGGAAATATTGAGAAGAACAGTTCGGGGCAGTATGTGGTGTATGAAGATGTTACTCACGCTGGTTCCCAGAGAACAAGATTACAACTAATACACAGAGAACTAATTTATTGGGCGATGCGGATTTCTATGGATACAGGCATCAGGATTGGATCACTACAAAAATTGAGGTGGAGAGATATGAGTGAAAACACCGCTATTCCAAAAGAAGAGCGGAAAATCTGGGTATCTATTGATGTTCCAGCAGAAGCAACGAAAACTGGACGCTCATACCGAATATCAGCACCAATAGCAATTCATCTACAAAAACTTCGCAAGTTATCCAAGTTCCTTAAACCAGATGACTTCCTTTTTACAAATCAAAAACTTGGAGAACCTTTCAGCGACCGAATATGGAAGGACAGTCTGCGGCAAATGCTTGTCGAGGCAGGGTTAGCAGATTGGGCGGAGGATGACAGCAACAACCTACGGAAAATCAATATCCATACTGGTAAAAATATTACTTGGTATAGTTTCAGGCATACCTACATCACGATGAACCTTCGGAGGGGTGTTCCTGTGGCGATTGTCGCTGCAAATACTGATACCTCGCTCAAATACATCCAAGACCATTATTTCCATTACAGAGCAGATGAAAGCACACAAATACTTGGAAAAGGAAGGAAACTGAAAGGAGGTGCTGAAGATATGAGTTGGTTAGATAACTGA
- the gloA gene encoding lactoylglutathione lyase, translated as MRMLHTMLRVGDLERSLTFYTEVLGMRMLRRKDYPSGRFTLAFVGYGEERDTTVLELTHNWDTSHYDLGAGYGHIALGVEDIQSVCDAIRSKGGKVVREPGPMKHGNTVIAFVEDPDGYKVELIQLSSRG; from the coding sequence ATGCGCATGCTGCACACCATGCTCCGGGTTGGCGATCTGGAGCGCTCCCTCACCTTTTATACGGAAGTGTTGGGGATGCGGATGCTGCGCCGCAAGGACTATCCCTCAGGTCGTTTCACCCTCGCCTTTGTGGGTTACGGCGAGGAGCGGGATACCACCGTGCTGGAGCTAACTCACAACTGGGACACCAGTCACTACGACCTTGGTGCGGGCTATGGCCACATCGCCCTAGGCGTGGAGGACATCCAGTCGGTTTGCGATGCAATCCGCTCTAAGGGCGGCAAGGTGGTGCGCGAACCCGGCCCGATGAAGCACGGCAACACGGTGATCGCCTTTGTGGAAGATCCTGATGGTTACAAGGTGGAACTAATCCAGCTCTCCTCCCGCGGCTGA
- the eno gene encoding phosphopyruvate hydratase, producing MIDSLDLVIDTVVAREVLDSRGTPTVEAEVLLEGGASGRAIVPSGASTGAHEAHELRDGGSRYFGKGVTQAVNNIEERIAPALCGLSALDQSAVDGAMAELDGSDNKSSLGANAVLAVSLATARAAANGVGLPLYRYLGGPLANLLPVPLMNVINGGAHASNNMDFQEFMLVPHGASSFREALRMGAEVFHTLKGLLSSQGLSTAVGDEGGFAPDLASNDAAGELLVQAIEKAGYRPGDQISLALDVASTEFFKDGRYNFGGGSYSSAEMVDQLAQLASRFPIVSIEDGIAEDDWNGWALLTERLGKTVQLVGDDLFVTNTARLQRGIDLGVANSILIKVNQIGSLTETLQAIDLAGRAGYTSVISHRSGETEDTTIADLAVATRAGQIKTGSLSRSDRVAKYNQLLRIEDELGSQAIYAGAEDRGPRGKA from the coding sequence GTGATCGATTCCCTCGACCTTGTTATTGACACCGTCGTGGCACGGGAGGTGTTGGATTCCCGCGGCACACCCACGGTGGAAGCCGAGGTGCTGCTGGAGGGAGGCGCCAGCGGCCGGGCGATCGTGCCGAGTGGCGCTAGCACCGGCGCCCATGAGGCCCATGAGCTGCGCGACGGCGGCAGCCGTTACTTCGGCAAGGGAGTCACCCAGGCCGTCAACAACATCGAAGAGCGAATCGCCCCGGCCCTTTGTGGCCTCAGCGCCCTTGACCAGAGCGCCGTGGACGGTGCCATGGCCGAACTCGACGGCAGTGACAACAAGTCCAGCCTCGGTGCCAATGCTGTGTTGGCCGTGAGCCTGGCCACCGCCCGGGCAGCCGCCAACGGCGTCGGCCTGCCCCTCTACCGCTACCTAGGCGGCCCGCTGGCCAACCTGTTGCCGGTGCCGCTGATGAACGTGATCAACGGCGGCGCCCACGCCTCCAACAACATGGATTTTCAGGAATTCATGTTGGTGCCCCATGGCGCCAGCAGCTTCCGCGAAGCCCTGCGCATGGGTGCGGAGGTGTTCCACACCCTCAAGGGTTTGCTGAGCAGCCAGGGCCTCTCCACCGCCGTTGGCGATGAGGGCGGCTTCGCTCCCGACCTAGCCAGCAATGACGCCGCCGGCGAACTGCTAGTGCAAGCAATCGAAAAGGCCGGCTATCGCCCCGGCGATCAAATTTCCCTGGCGCTGGACGTGGCCAGCACCGAGTTTTTCAAAGATGGCCGTTACAACTTCGGCGGCGGCAGCTATAGCAGCGCCGAGATGGTGGACCAGTTAGCCCAGCTGGCCAGCCGTTTCCCGATCGTTTCAATTGAAGACGGCATCGCCGAAGACGACTGGAATGGTTGGGCCCTACTCACCGAGCGTCTCGGCAAAACGGTGCAGCTGGTGGGCGACGACCTGTTTGTGACCAACACCGCCCGGCTACAGCGGGGCATCGACCTTGGTGTCGCCAATTCAATTCTGATCAAAGTGAATCAGATCGGCTCGCTCACCGAAACCCTGCAGGCGATCGATCTGGCCGGCCGGGCTGGCTACACCAGCGTCATCAGCCACCGCTCCGGCGAAACCGAAGACACCACCATCGCCGACCTCGCCGTAGCCACCCGCGCCGGCCAGATCAAAACCGGATCCCTCAGTCGCTCCGATCGGGTGGCTAAATACAACCAACTGCTCCGGATTGAGGACGAACTCGGCAGCCAGGCGATCTACGCCGGCGCCGAAGACCGGGGCCCCCGCGGCAAAGCCTAA
- a CDS encoding recombinase family protein produces MTARSIGYARVSTAHQSVEAQVALLKAEGCSAVFSEVISTRTKESERTQLQAALNALVEGDELVVAKLDRLGRDQRSVINRLHDLQERGIHIRTLDGLVSTKGLGKFAPVIIGLITGIAQCERSMVQERTLESIQHRRATGGKLGGRPKTNAPKEKLVLRLREEGCSYRSIREQTGLGLSTIRRIFVEAEAR; encoded by the coding sequence ATGACTGCCCGTTCCATTGGATATGCCCGAGTAAGCACCGCCCATCAATCAGTTGAAGCGCAGGTCGCCCTACTGAAAGCGGAGGGGTGCTCCGCTGTATTCAGCGAGGTGATCAGCACACGCACGAAAGAAAGCGAGAGAACCCAACTCCAAGCAGCACTGAACGCTCTGGTGGAGGGTGATGAACTTGTGGTGGCGAAATTGGACCGATTGGGGCGGGACCAACGCTCGGTCATAAATCGCCTTCACGACCTCCAAGAGAGGGGCATACACATAAGAACCCTCGACGGTCTGGTTTCCACCAAAGGTTTGGGCAAGTTCGCTCCGGTAATCATCGGTCTCATCACAGGCATAGCGCAGTGCGAACGCTCGATGGTTCAGGAACGCACTTTGGAAAGCATCCAGCACCGCAGGGCGACTGGTGGAAAACTTGGAGGACGCCCCAAAACGAATGCTCCCAAAGAGAAACTGGTTCTTCGCCTTCGGGAAGAAGGGTGCTCCTACCGCTCTATCAGGGAGCAAACCGGGTTGGGTCTTTCAACAATAAGAAGGATATTTGTGGAGGCAGAGGCAAGGTAA
- a CDS encoding GGDEF domain-containing protein — MLGAIGMVVTAGATVFTYQLLHEPLESVGASVVSHLASAKCTTIARSLTALSLARSDVQNGEPEGERTDPDPNATIGVISLGSWDLEDFHTSSISQRESLAILRRLPLDPRNDPQARSVRTALSDASPELRADLNQHHCNELGYNLAPLAVRAYPIPGRTSGWTAFIYGPWNIRGKQKAAFALVNLSASMLAIGGRDQDPTLQALFPSGASQLDVGVTLNPAQVLKDEASLHRALPKLELEPEDQKLVGLRIVPFANQLVSTQVSIDHNRLNWSSWQAAALVFLMGSLATITVVLVSRNSEIRLRRLNGALLRESRTDGLTRIANRRAWDENLNLEESRRQRHGHQYGLVVVDLDGFKQINDEQGHQMGDQVLKIAASQLGDQMRSTDLLARVGGDEFALMVFNPSASGLDELVDRLRDALQACGVQASIGAAMSEPRTTLEQTWAKADEAMYTYKPQTSKKLNPRRAIDQSGHRA, encoded by the coding sequence ATGCTCGGCGCTATAGGCATGGTTGTTACGGCTGGAGCGACCGTATTCACCTATCAACTCCTACACGAGCCTTTGGAGTCGGTTGGGGCCTCGGTGGTGAGTCACCTGGCCTCTGCCAAGTGCACCACCATTGCCCGCTCGCTCACAGCCCTTTCCCTGGCTCGCAGCGATGTGCAAAACGGGGAACCAGAGGGTGAGCGCACCGATCCCGATCCCAACGCGACCATCGGCGTAATCAGCCTCGGCAGCTGGGATCTCGAAGATTTTCATACCAGCAGCATCTCCCAGCGGGAAAGCCTGGCCATCCTGCGCCGTTTACCTCTAGACCCCCGCAACGATCCCCAGGCTCGATCAGTACGCACCGCCCTGAGCGACGCCTCCCCTGAGCTCAGGGCCGACTTAAATCAGCACCACTGCAATGAATTGGGCTACAACCTTGCCCCTCTGGCGGTGCGGGCCTATCCAATTCCGGGCCGCACCAGTGGCTGGACAGCTTTTATCTACGGTCCATGGAACATACGGGGCAAGCAAAAAGCAGCCTTCGCCCTGGTAAATCTTTCGGCCAGCATGTTGGCAATCGGTGGCCGCGATCAGGATCCAACCCTGCAAGCGCTCTTTCCAAGTGGCGCTAGCCAACTTGACGTAGGCGTGACTCTCAACCCGGCCCAGGTGCTCAAGGACGAAGCGAGCTTGCATCGGGCACTGCCCAAGCTTGAGCTAGAGCCAGAAGACCAAAAACTGGTAGGGCTACGCATCGTGCCCTTTGCCAACCAGCTGGTCAGCACTCAAGTGAGCATTGACCACAACCGGCTCAACTGGAGCTCCTGGCAGGCCGCTGCCCTGGTTTTTCTGATGGGTTCACTGGCCACCATCACGGTGGTGCTAGTGAGTCGCAATTCGGAGATCCGGCTACGCCGGCTCAATGGAGCCCTGCTGCGCGAGAGCCGCACCGATGGGCTCACCCGCATCGCCAACCGCCGCGCCTGGGATGAGAACCTCAATCTTGAAGAGAGCCGCCGCCAGCGACACGGCCATCAGTACGGGCTGGTGGTGGTTGACCTAGACGGCTTCAAGCAAATCAATGATGAGCAGGGCCATCAGATGGGCGACCAGGTGCTCAAGATCGCAGCCAGCCAGCTGGGCGACCAAATGCGCAGCACGGATTTACTGGCCCGCGTTGGCGGCGACGAGTTTGCGCTGATGGTGTTCAACCCCAGCGCCTCCGGCTTGGATGAACTGGTGGATCGCCTGCGGGATGCCCTGCAAGCCTGCGGCGTTCAAGCTTCGATTGGTGCAGCGATGAGTGAACCGCGGACCACCCTGGAGCAAACCTGGGCAAAAGCTGATGAGGCGATGTACACCTACAAGCCCCAAACCAGCAAAAAGCTCAACCCACGCCGGGCAATTGATCAATCCGGCCATCGCGCTTAA
- a CDS encoding DNA N-6-adenine-methyltransferase: protein MPHRAASSSDERYTPQWVLDIAVKLMGGIDLDPCADPLKRVPAALHYTKEQDGLARAWAGRVFLNPPYSGATDWFRHLCIYMEAGAVSETLVLVPITSIHSKGAALLMKQFAAALCLCYRRFNFLDADYKELPVSTPIPLALVYAGGSVDRFLELTSRHGYGLMIHKSPPNRRQVSCSYCGDVFFASRSTARFCGTTCRVEAHRKKAQESSVI, encoded by the coding sequence ATGCCGCATCGTGCCGCATCCAGCAGCGATGAGCGATACACGCCCCAGTGGGTTCTGGATATTGCCGTCAAACTTATGGGCGGCATCGACTTGGACCCTTGTGCCGACCCCTTAAAGCGAGTGCCTGCTGCTCTTCATTACACGAAGGAGCAGGATGGTCTTGCGAGGGCGTGGGCGGGGAGGGTCTTTCTAAACCCGCCTTATAGCGGTGCTACTGACTGGTTCCGCCATCTCTGCATCTATATGGAAGCAGGAGCAGTGAGCGAGACACTTGTGCTTGTTCCAATCACCTCAATCCACAGTAAGGGTGCTGCGCTGCTGATGAAGCAGTTTGCCGCTGCCCTGTGCCTCTGTTATCGGCGATTTAATTTCCTTGATGCCGATTACAAGGAACTGCCGGTATCAACTCCAATTCCACTTGCTCTTGTTTATGCCGGCGGTTCTGTGGACCGTTTTCTTGAACTTACAAGTCGGCACGGATACGGTTTGATGATCCACAAATCCCCGCCCAACCGAAGGCAGGTTTCCTGCTCGTATTGCGGTGATGTATTTTTCGCCAGTCGGTCGACGGCACGGTTTTGCGGAACGACCTGCAGGGTCGAGGCACACAGAAAGAAGGCACAGGAAAGTTCAGTTATCTAA
- the coaE gene encoding dephospho-CoA kinase (Dephospho-CoA kinase (CoaE) performs the final step in coenzyme A biosynthesis.) has translation MVAARRIGLTGGIASGKSSVGRLLAARGLPLLDADLFAREALAPGSPGAQAVLERYGAGVRAPGGEIHRAALGQIVFGDRTERRWLEQLVHPLVRARFAAELEELGAAPIVVLMIPLLFEAGLEALCSEVWLVDCDEKQQLQRLMARDGLGEADARARIAAQWPLARKRQLADVVLNNRGTPEQLAAEVEQVLSR, from the coding sequence ATGGTTGCTGCACGCCGCATCGGCCTCACCGGCGGCATCGCCAGCGGCAAGAGCAGCGTGGGCCGGCTGCTAGCGGCGCGAGGCCTGCCGCTGCTTGATGCGGATCTATTTGCACGCGAAGCGCTGGCACCCGGGAGCCCGGGAGCTCAAGCGGTGCTGGAGCGCTACGGGGCTGGGGTCCGGGCACCCGGCGGAGAGATCCATCGCGCCGCCCTGGGGCAGATCGTGTTTGGCGATCGCACCGAGCGGCGCTGGCTGGAGCAGCTAGTCCATCCGCTGGTGCGGGCGCGCTTCGCAGCCGAGCTGGAGGAGCTGGGGGCGGCGCCGATAGTGGTGCTGATGATTCCGCTGCTGTTTGAGGCGGGCCTCGAAGCGCTCTGCAGCGAGGTTTGGCTGGTGGACTGCGACGAGAAACAGCAGCTGCAGCGATTGATGGCCCGGGATGGCCTGGGCGAGGCCGATGCCCGCGCCCGGATAGCCGCCCAGTGGCCGCTGGCGCGCAAGCGCCAGCTGGCAGATGTGGTGCTCAACAACCGGGGCACGCCCGAGCAACTCGCCGCCGAAGTGGAGCAGGTGCTCAGCCGTTGA
- a CDS encoding AarF/ABC1/UbiB kinase family protein has protein sequence MLLRPLRIWWLALALLLGLWWDGQAWSYLGGVTPERQRSRQSRRARWLTQEFLGLGSAFIKLGQLLSARPDVLPAELVEQLATLQDRVPAFPFAVVQDLLEQELGERCAEIIDLESEPLGSASLAQVHRASLRSGRQVVLKVQRPGLERTFRLDLEVMQQVAAAVQRHPRWGRGRDWIGIAQECRRVLLRELDFRLEAEHAARFRQQFLDDPGIRIPAVVWELSTRRVLCLDYVPGIKITDRQALLEAGIVPAAVAEKGAASYLQQLVRFGFFHADPHPGNLAVAADGALIYYDFGMMGQLSSRLRGRLGSMVRAAAGRDAAGLVKELQQAGVIAPGVDPGPVRRLVRVMLEEALTPPFSANVLERLSGDLYDLVYGQPFRLPPELIFVMRALSTFEGVGRSLDSGFSLVAIARPYLLPLMTSSGGSGGGANDLFNEISRQAAEVGSRALGIPKRLDDSLARIEQGDLQVQIRAGETDRLLRRLALAQQAAGQSMLLAGLGVAAALLAVSARPALVIIPLLASLPVGLSWIKLQGRLKRDGRIDQLPGVG, from the coding sequence ATCCTGCTTAGGCCTCTGCGCATCTGGTGGTTGGCCCTGGCCCTGCTGCTCGGTCTGTGGTGGGACGGCCAGGCCTGGAGCTATTTAGGTGGTGTTACTCCTGAGCGGCAGCGGAGCCGTCAGAGCCGCCGGGCCCGCTGGCTTACCCAGGAGTTCCTTGGGCTTGGCTCAGCCTTCATCAAGCTGGGCCAATTGCTTTCAGCCCGTCCCGACGTGCTGCCCGCTGAATTAGTGGAGCAGCTAGCCACCCTGCAGGACCGGGTGCCCGCCTTCCCCTTTGCCGTGGTGCAAGACCTGCTGGAGCAGGAGTTGGGTGAGCGCTGCGCCGAGATCATTGACCTGGAGAGCGAGCCGCTGGGTTCGGCCAGCCTGGCCCAGGTGCACCGCGCCAGCCTGCGCAGCGGCCGTCAGGTGGTGCTCAAGGTGCAACGCCCCGGCTTGGAGCGCACCTTCCGGCTTGACCTTGAGGTGATGCAACAAGTTGCCGCGGCGGTCCAGCGCCATCCCCGTTGGGGTCGCGGCCGCGACTGGATCGGCATTGCCCAGGAGTGCCGGCGGGTGTTGCTCAGAGAGCTCGACTTCCGGCTGGAGGCCGAGCACGCGGCTCGCTTCCGCCAGCAGTTTCTTGACGATCCCGGCATCCGCATTCCTGCCGTGGTGTGGGAATTGAGTACCCGCCGGGTGCTTTGCCTCGACTATGTGCCCGGCATCAAGATCACCGATCGCCAGGCCTTGCTGGAGGCTGGAATCGTGCCCGCCGCCGTAGCCGAAAAGGGCGCCGCCAGCTACCTGCAGCAGCTGGTGCGGTTTGGCTTTTTTCACGCCGATCCCCACCCCGGCAACCTGGCCGTTGCCGCCGATGGGGCGCTCATCTACTACGACTTCGGCATGATGGGTCAGCTCTCCAGCCGCCTGCGGGGCCGCCTGGGCAGCATGGTGCGGGCAGCAGCTGGCCGAGACGCAGCTGGTTTGGTCAAGGAGCTGCAGCAGGCGGGTGTGATTGCACCTGGCGTTGATCCGGGCCCGGTGCGGCGGCTGGTGCGGGTGATGCTGGAAGAGGCGCTGACGCCTCCCTTCTCCGCCAATGTGCTTGAGCGCCTATCGGGCGACCTTTACGACCTGGTTTACGGCCAGCCCTTCAGGTTGCCCCCAGAGCTGATCTTTGTGATGCGGGCCCTCTCCACCTTTGAGGGGGTCGGCCGCAGCCTCGATAGCGGCTTTAGTTTGGTAGCGATTGCCCGCCCCTACCTACTTCCTCTAATGACTTCAAGTGGTGGCAGTGGCGGTGGTGCAAATGACCTGTTCAATGAAATCTCGCGCCAGGCGGCAGAGGTAGGCAGCCGCGCCTTGGGTATTCCCAAACGATTAGACGACAGCCTGGCTCGCATCGAGCAGGGCGACCTGCAGGTGCAGATTCGCGCCGGCGAAACGGATCGCCTGCTACGGCGCTTGGCCCTGGCCCAGCAGGCTGCTGGTCAGTCGATGCTGCTAGCTGGTTTGGGAGTAGCAGCCGCCCTGCTGGCGGTCAGTGCCCGGCCCGCTTTAGTGATAATTCCCCTGCTGGCCAGCCTGCCTGTGGGGCTCAGCTGGATCAAGCTGCAAGGCCGGCTTAAGCGCGATGGCCGGATTGATCAATTGCCCGGCGTGGGTTGA
- the argJ gene encoding bifunctional glutamate N-acetyltransferase/amino-acid acetyltransferase ArgJ, with translation MTHPWHPIPGGITAPVGFQAAAVTAGLKSSGNPDLSLLLAPEGAVCAGTFTTSVVRAACVDLCAERLAASGGQARAVLTNSGQANACTGDRGLIDSLRATQAVADRLGLAPEEVLICSTGVIGVPIPMDTLLAGLDPLVAALSPEGGAAAATAAATAILTTDLVAKQIALEADLGGRSVRIGGMAKGSGMIHPNMATMLGYLSCDAGVPAEVWQAMVRRAVDRSFNAITVDGDTSTNDTFLAFAAGELLGHEHFEALEAGLTAVSQHLAKAIARDGEGATCLIEVQVEGAADDAGARAIARTVCGSSLVKCAVHGRDPNWGRIVAAAGRAGVPFDSEAVALWLGEHQLMAAGQPLAFDRAAASTYLQSDTVIIRLVVGNGPGTGVAWGCDLSAQYVRINADYTT, from the coding sequence TTGACCCACCCCTGGCACCCGATCCCCGGCGGCATTACCGCCCCGGTGGGCTTCCAAGCAGCCGCTGTTACCGCGGGCCTGAAGTCTTCCGGCAATCCCGACCTCTCCCTGCTGCTGGCGCCCGAAGGCGCGGTTTGCGCCGGCACCTTCACCACCTCGGTGGTGCGGGCCGCCTGCGTTGACCTCTGCGCCGAGCGCCTGGCGGCCTCCGGCGGTCAGGCCCGGGCGGTGCTCACCAATTCCGGCCAGGCCAATGCCTGCACCGGCGATCGGGGCCTGATCGATAGCTTGCGGGCCACCCAGGCCGTCGCCGATCGGTTGGGACTAGCGCCAGAAGAGGTGCTGATCTGCTCCACCGGTGTGATCGGCGTGCCGATCCCGATGGACACCTTGCTGGCGGGCCTGGATCCCTTGGTGGCGGCCCTCAGTCCCGAGGGTGGCGCCGCGGCAGCCACCGCCGCAGCCACTGCCATCCTCACCACCGATCTGGTGGCTAAGCAGATCGCCCTAGAGGCGGATCTGGGCGGCCGCAGCGTGCGCATCGGCGGCATGGCCAAGGGCTCGGGAATGATCCACCCAAATATGGCCACGATGCTGGGCTACCTCAGCTGCGACGCGGGCGTGCCCGCCGAGGTCTGGCAGGCGATGGTGCGGCGGGCGGTGGATCGCTCCTTTAATGCGATCACGGTGGACGGCGACACCAGCACCAATGACACGTTCCTGGCCTTTGCAGCCGGGGAGCTCCTAGGCCACGAGCACTTTGAAGCGCTGGAGGCCGGCCTGACGGCGGTGTCGCAACACCTGGCCAAGGCGATCGCCCGCGATGGCGAGGGCGCCACCTGCCTGATCGAGGTGCAGGTAGAGGGCGCGGCGGATGACGCCGGCGCTCGTGCCATTGCCCGCACTGTTTGCGGCTCGTCGCTGGTGAAATGCGCCGTGCATGGCCGCGATCCCAACTGGGGCCGGATCGTGGCTGCCGCCGGCCGGGCCGGCGTGCCCTTCGATTCCGAGGCGGTGGCCCTCTGGCTGGGCGAGCACCAGCTGATGGCCGCTGGCCAGCCCCTGGCTTTTGATCGTGCCGCCGCCAGCACCTATCTGCAGAGCGACACGGTGATTATTCGCCTGGTGGTGGGCAATGGCCCCGGCACAGGCGTCGCCTGGGGCTGCGACCTTTCGGCTCAATATGTCCGCATCAACGCCGATTACACTACCTAG